One Streptomyces sp. CG4 genomic window, GGCCCGTGCCAGCGCGTCCTCCTCGGTGAGCCGTACGAACGCGTTCACCTCCGGCTGGATCCGCCGGGCCCGTTCCAGCGTCTGCTCGGTCGCCTCCACCGGACTGAACTCGCCCTTGCGGTAGCCGTCGAGGAGCTGGACGGCGGTCAGGTCGGTGAGTTGCATGCACCCTCCTGGTGGTTCAGTGGCCCGGTCAGTGGCCGGGGACGTAGCCGCGTTTCTTGTCGACCACGTTCACCAGTGATCTGCCCGCCGCCCACCGCTCGTACAACTCCACGAACTGCGTACCCAGTTCGTCCCGCCACCCGATCGTGTCGCCGCTCATGTGCGGGGAGACGATCAGTCCGGGCAGACCCCACAGCGGGCTGTGCTCGGGGAGGGGTTCGGTGGTGAACACGTCCAGTGCGGCGCCCGCGATCCAGCGCCGGGTCAGCGCGTGGGCGAGCGCGTCCTCGTCGACGAGCTGACCGCGGCCGACGTTGATGAAGAACGCCGAGGGCTGCATCACGCCGAAGCGGTGGGCGTCGAACATGCGGTGCGTCTGCTCGGTGAGCGGCGCCGCCGCGATCACCCAGTCCGCGCGGGACATCAGCCGGTCCAGGTCGGCCGGGCCGTAGACGCCCGTCCGGGGGACCCGGCCGGCCAGCGCCGTCGTCACGCCGAGCGCCTTCAGGGTCCGTACGATCGCCCGGCCGATCGGGCCCGAGCCGACCACGCACGCGCGCGTGCCCGCCACCCGCCGGCCCTCCCGGTGCCGCCAGGTCCGCTCCCGCTGGAGTTCCAGGGTGCGCGGAAGATCCTTCGCGACCGCCAGCACGAGCGCCGCGACGTACTCGGCGATCGGCTGGTCGAAGATCCCGCGCGCGTTGGTCACCACCGTGTCCGACGCGGCGAGTTCCGGGCACATCAGATGATCCACGCCCGCGCTCGCCGTGTGCACCCAGCGCGGCCGCGGTCCATCCCCCGGCCAGGCCTCGCGCACCGCGTGCGAGGTGAAGTCCCAGATCAGGAGGGCGTCCGCGGTCGGCAGCCGCTCGGCCAGGTGCGCCGCGTCCGTGTGGATGATCCGGGCGCGGCCGGTGAGCCGGCCGAGCCGGGGCGGCGGCTCGGCGTCCAGCACGAGGAGGGTGGGCAGGGACGTCATACGGGGCGGCTCCCGGCGTCTGACATACGCGATGACGTGCGCGGTGACATGCGCGGATTGACCACGCTCGCACCCGAATCTACCTTCGTCAACACGGGCGTACTCGCCGCCCTTTGCCCCTGGTCGTTCCCGTGTGAGGCGGTACCTGCCATGGACGTCACCTTTCTCGGCGGCCCCCGCCCCCAGCGCGGTGTCGGGGTGGTCGCCCCTTTTGACTTCGCCCTCGACCGTGAGCTGTGGCGCTGGGTGCCCGACGACGTGTCGCTGCATCTGACCCGCACCCCGTTCGTACCGGTCGAGGTGAGCCTGGACCTGGCCCGGCTGGTCAGTGAGCACGAGACGCTCGGCGACGCCGTGCGCGCGCTGACCGCCGTCACGCCCGAGGTCGTCGCCTACGCCTGCACCTCCGGCAGCTTCGTCGGCGGGATCACCGGGGAGCGGGCGATGCGCGCGGCGATGAGCCTGGCCGGCGCCCCGCCCTCGGTGACGACCTCCGGGGCGCTGCTGGACGCGCTCACCGAACTGGGCATCGAGCGGCTCGCGCTGGTCACGCCGTACACGGTGTCCGTCACGCGGGCGCTGGAGGAGTTCGTCGCCGAGGCCGGCGTCCAGGTCACCGGGTGCGCCTTCATGGGGCTGACCGGGGAGATCTGGCGGGTGCCGTACCGGGACGTCGTCGCCATGGCACGGGAGGCGGTCCGGCCCGGCAGCGCCGACGCGCTCTTCATCTCCTGCACCAATCTGCCGACGTACGACGTGATCCCCCAGCTGGAGGCCGAGCTGCGCATCCCGGTGCTGTCGGCCAACCAGGTCACGATGTGGGCGGCGCTGCGCCGGCTGGGTACCCCAGCCGTGGGGCCCTATCAGGCGCTGCTGGACGAGTCGGCACGAGCCTGGCCCCC contains:
- a CDS encoding decarboxylase, which encodes MDVTFLGGPRPQRGVGVVAPFDFALDRELWRWVPDDVSLHLTRTPFVPVEVSLDLARLVSEHETLGDAVRALTAVTPEVVAYACTSGSFVGGITGERAMRAAMSLAGAPPSVTTSGALLDALTELGIERLALVTPYTVSVTRALEEFVAEAGVQVTGCAFMGLTGEIWRVPYRDVVAMAREAVRPGSADALFISCTNLPTYDVIPQLEAELRIPVLSANQVTMWAALRRLGTPAVGPYQALLDESARAWPPVMPAESPEETQEGWT
- a CDS encoding D-2-hydroxyacid dehydrogenase, whose translation is MTSLPTLLVLDAEPPPRLGRLTGRARIIHTDAAHLAERLPTADALLIWDFTSHAVREAWPGDGPRPRWVHTASAGVDHLMCPELAASDTVVTNARGIFDQPIAEYVAALVLAVAKDLPRTLELQRERTWRHREGRRVAGTRACVVGSGPIGRAIVRTLKALGVTTALAGRVPRTGVYGPADLDRLMSRADWVIAAAPLTEQTHRMFDAHRFGVMQPSAFFINVGRGQLVDEDALAHALTRRWIAGAALDVFTTEPLPEHSPLWGLPGLIVSPHMSGDTIGWRDELGTQFVELYERWAAGRSLVNVVDKKRGYVPGH